The Diospyros lotus cultivar Yz01 chromosome 11, ASM1463336v1, whole genome shotgun sequence region cagaaacaacaacaacagcagCAAGAAAATAATAACGAAATAAACGGACCTATTAGTTCAGGTCAGTTGGGAGCTTCAACTAATCAACCATATATATGGCTTTTCCTATAGATATCGAACTAAACTAAAAAGAATGCAAAAACTCAACAAAAGATTGGTCGGGAGCATGTAGCCGAGGAAGTTAACACGTGGAATTGCTAAACTTGTGGAGGACGACGAATCATGTATATCTGCGGATTCCATTTCCCATATCTTGAGAGAGGCGACCACGTTGGCCTTGGTGGCGTTGTTGAACAAGAACAGCTTCGCATCATCGTATATTGCCTTTGTTGGGTACACTCGCGAGGTGATGCATGTCCTCCCTCCTTGTGCGAAGCTCTCGATTATCGAGTGATCCACCTGATGATTTACATCATGTCTTATATGTCGGGGATCAACAATATTAGGTTGCGTTTGGACAGAGAGATTTTAAATGAGACCTACGTACTTACCAGTATTCTCACCGATAGCTTTTCACCATCCAGCACTGAAACCGTGCTTCCGTAAACTGTCTTGTCGACATCCGGTGCAGCCGAAGATCTGCAAGACCAAAGCGGCGTCACATACTATCAAGTGAATTTACAGAGAAGAAAAACAGACACTATGGCTTCGAACCTTAAAATGTCAGTGCAGAAGTGAGTTGTGAGATTCCCATCCTTCGATTTGACAATGTAGAAGTAAACCGGAGTCTGCTCGGAGAGCGTCTTGTCGGCAACAACCAACAGCCCGAACGGGCCAAGCGCGCCCCGGTCAGCTGCTCCGCCGCTGCCGGCGCAGCTGTACGATTTCTCTTTTTGGTCATGATGGCTGCTAATTAAGGTCTCCACCGCCTCCTTACCGATCTCGAACTCCGCTGTGATATCCAGCTGCCAGGGATACAAAGATACAGTTAagatcttcatcttcaagtgATATCTTGAACGTTATATAATACACAAACCTGAGACGATGGACCAAGGTCCAGCGGCACAACCGAGCCCGCTTCGACAACCACATTGTTCACTTCCCAGCTCTTCGATCTCAACTCCTCAACCTCCTCCACCGGCCATTGAAGCAAATTCATACCCGTCTTCTTATCGAACAGAATTGTTCTTGGAATGGCCTGTTGCAACatttaaaaacaatatatatatatatatcgtatCAAATTCTTAGCAAAAGAACTGAACTCCTTTGTGGGTTGAAATTTGAGAAGATTCggagaaaagaatgagttgTACCTGAACTGAAGCCCAGCCCTTTGAGATGTCGGCGTTCTCGCTATCACTCTCTGGAATCCAGCCCCACAACACTCTCCTCGTCTTCTTCTCATCGTAGAACGTCTTGGAAGCGTAGAACTTTCCATAATCGTACCTCCACCCGAGACCCAGATCCAGATCCCCATGATCCGGAACCCACTTGCGACCTGCCTCGTCGTAGATCCCAATCGCGTAGTAATCGTTCCTGTCGTCGTCGAAACTGGCCTTCAAGACATGCTTCACGGCGGTGCCTTGCTCCGAGAAATCCAGCCCGATGTTCTCAGTCACTGAAACCGGGTAAAAGTCCACACACTCCCACATACCCGTACCCTGAACCGCGTGGAGGAACCCGTCCTGGAGCTCGTAGGTCTTGAAGTCAGCGGTGTCGTAAAGCAGGGAGATGCCAGTTCGGTTCACCTTGGACCCGATGTTGATCCGCCACTTGCCCTCGGTGGTGAGCATGGCGGTGGTCGGATCGCGGAAGTCGTGGACGTTGATGCCTGGCGGGGGGACGAGGACTGGGTTGCCGGAGTACTTGGACCAGTGGATGAGGAGCGAGTCGGATGGGTCGGACGGGTAGGCTAGATTCTGGACCTGGACGCTGGCGTTGGTGTAGCCGGTGTAAAGCATGATGATTTGGCCGTCAGGAAGAATGGTGGCACTGCCGGTCCAGACGCCGTTGATGTCATACCACTCGTCGGCCGACAAGGCGATCGGAAGATGCTCCCAGTTAATCAGATCCTTTGAGATGGCGTGGCCCCACACGATGTTGCCCCAAACAGCCCCTTCCGGGTTGTACTGGTAGAAGAAGTGGTAGTTTTCTTTGTAGTATAACGGACCTGcccatgtgtatatatgtatatataataatattaatataacaacAATGTTGTTATTCACGTTTGAATCATTTTAGTATATATGgggatatttatttaaaaaaaaacaaaatatcatgtGACATATTTAGgtgaattattaattaatattagaaatagagaaaaaaa contains the following coding sequences:
- the LOC127813453 gene encoding acid beta-fructofuranosidase 2, vacuolar-like; this encodes MLAWQRTGFHFQPLKNWMNGPLYYKENYHFFYQYNPEGAVWGNIVWGHAISKDLINWEHLPIALSADEWYDINGVWTGSATILPDGQIIMLYTGYTNASVQVQNLAYPSDPSDSLLIHWSKYSGNPVLVPPPGINVHDFRDPTTAMLTTEGKWRINIGSKVNRTGISLLYDTADFKTYELQDGFLHAVQGTGMWECVDFYPVSVTENIGLDFSEQGTAVKHVLKASFDDDRNDYYAIGIYDEAGRKWVPDHGDLDLGLGWRYDYGKFYASKTFYDEKKTRRVLWGWIPESDSENADISKGWASVQAIPRTILFDKKTGMNLLQWPVEEVEELRSKSWEVNNVVVEAGSVVPLDLGPSSQLDITAEFEIGKEAVETLISSHHDQKEKSYSCAGSGGAADRGALGPFGLLVVADKTLSEQTPVYFYIVKSKDGNLTTHFCTDILRSSAAPDVDKTVYGSTVSVLDGEKLSVRILVDHSIIESFAQGGRTCITSRVYPTKAIYDDAKLFLFNNATKANVVASLKIWEMESADIHDSSSSTSLAIPRVNFLGYMLPTNLLLSFCILFSLVRYL